Proteins from one Parvibaculum lavamentivorans DS-1 genomic window:
- a CDS encoding YegS/Rv2252/BmrU family lipid kinase, producing MQRPAQLSVRKFLLLQNPNSGGGGGWDTDSFLAAARELGIEVRHERPDDPAICVRLLREAQEVDAVGVAGGDGTLSPLIECLVERKLPLLVLPAGTANDFARSLGMPENVFQLAALLREGRISEVDVGYANDKPFLNAASIGMTNTISRLQTKERKRRWGVLSYAISAIEAGLKSRSFRAIFEDGYSRREMRCIQLLVGNGRFYGGGMTVHTDATLTDGTLHLYAAVPRSIFGMAALLPFLRFGRTDLAPEVFCEEGAEISITTHPKRHVFADGEEITETPVRFRVARAALTVIVPRERTS from the coding sequence ATGCAGAGGCCGGCTCAACTTTCTGTCCGCAAATTCCTGCTGCTTCAGAATCCGAACAGCGGCGGCGGAGGCGGCTGGGACACGGATTCTTTCCTTGCGGCGGCGCGAGAACTGGGCATTGAGGTCCGGCACGAACGGCCGGACGATCCTGCCATTTGCGTCCGGCTTTTGCGGGAGGCGCAAGAGGTGGATGCGGTGGGCGTGGCCGGTGGCGACGGTACCTTGAGCCCGCTGATCGAATGCCTTGTCGAACGGAAACTGCCCCTTCTCGTACTGCCGGCAGGAACCGCAAACGACTTCGCACGTTCACTAGGAATGCCGGAAAATGTCTTTCAGCTGGCGGCGCTGCTTCGCGAAGGACGGATTTCCGAGGTCGATGTGGGCTATGCGAACGACAAGCCCTTTCTCAATGCCGCCAGCATCGGCATGACCAACACGATCAGCCGCTTGCAGACAAAGGAGCGGAAGAGAAGGTGGGGCGTGCTGAGCTACGCGATCAGCGCCATTGAGGCGGGACTGAAGTCACGTTCCTTCAGGGCAATATTTGAAGATGGATACAGCCGCCGCGAGATGCGCTGCATCCAGCTTCTCGTCGGCAATGGCCGCTTCTATGGCGGCGGCATGACTGTGCATACCGATGCGACGCTGACCGACGGAACACTGCACCTTTATGCCGCGGTGCCGCGTTCTATTTTCGGGATGGCCGCGCTTCTTCCCTTCCTCCGCTTCGGGCGGACCGATCTTGCGCCTGAGGTATTTTGCGAGGAGGGAGCGGAAATCTCGATTACCACCCATCCGAAGCGCCATGTCTTTGCCGATGGCGAAGAGATCACGGAAACGCCGGTGCGGTTTCGCGTTGCCCGGGCTGCGCTCACTGTGATCGTTCCAAGGGAGAGAACGTCATGA